From the Paenibacillus sp. FSL H8-0548 genome, one window contains:
- a CDS encoding DoxX family protein — protein sequence MLVITTLLQVILIAIFLLSGVGKIYGLPMHIDNFNRLRLPQWFRVVTGIVQLIGAAMFIIGFWKSDWAEIASLWLGITMIGAILAHVRVKDNLKQAAAAIIILCLLFVLIAKMLL from the coding sequence ATGCTCGTTATAACTACACTGCTTCAGGTCATTCTTATTGCGATATTTCTCCTTTCTGGTGTCGGAAAAATTTATGGATTGCCCATGCATATAGATAATTTCAACCGATTACGACTTCCTCAATGGTTTCGTGTGGTTACGGGCATAGTTCAGCTTATCGGGGCGGCCATGTTTATCATAGGTTTTTGGAAATCTGATTGGGCTGAAATTGCTAGTTTATGGCTGGGAATAACGATGATTGGAGCGATTTTGGCTCATGTCCGCGTAAAGGATAACTTGAAGCAAGCGGCAGCAGCCATTATCATTTTATGTCTCTTGTTT